A stretch of the Streptomyces sp. NBC_01428 genome encodes the following:
- a CDS encoding allantoate amidohydrolase, whose protein sequence is MTFHSMWAELLPIGRSSASGGYRRFAWTGADTDCRAWFRQQAESRGLTCELDRNGNQWAWLGDPAEGDAVVTGSHLDSVPDGGAFDGPLGVVSSFAALDELRARGARFTKPLAIVNFGDEEGARFGLACVGSRLAAGQLTVEQAHRLTDADGITLPQAMERAGYDPAAIGPDPERLGRIGAFVELHVEQGRALDIGGDQVGIASAIWPHGRWRFDFRGEANHAGTTRLVDRRDPMLSYAETVLSARQEARLAGAVATFGKIAVEPNGVNAIPSLVRGWLDSRAADQATLDTVVTGIEKAARAHAEEQGVELDVVRESFTPVVEFEHALRDELARILGKERDAALAVPVLGTGAGHDAGILSGTVPTAMLFVRNPTGVSHSPAEFAAEDDCVAGVTALADVLEGLACR, encoded by the coding sequence GTGACCTTCCACAGCATGTGGGCGGAGCTGCTGCCGATCGGCCGCAGCTCCGCCTCCGGCGGCTACCGCCGGTTCGCCTGGACCGGCGCCGACACCGACTGCCGCGCCTGGTTCCGGCAGCAGGCCGAGTCCCGCGGGCTCACCTGCGAACTCGACCGCAACGGCAATCAGTGGGCCTGGCTCGGCGACCCCGCCGAAGGCGACGCCGTGGTCACGGGCTCGCACCTCGACTCCGTCCCCGACGGCGGCGCCTTCGACGGCCCCCTCGGCGTCGTCTCCTCCTTCGCCGCGCTCGACGAACTCCGTGCCCGTGGCGCGCGGTTCACCAAGCCGCTCGCCATCGTCAACTTCGGCGACGAGGAGGGTGCCCGCTTCGGGCTCGCCTGCGTCGGCTCCCGGCTCGCCGCCGGACAGCTCACCGTCGAGCAGGCGCACCGCCTCACCGACGCCGACGGCATCACCCTCCCCCAGGCCATGGAGCGCGCCGGGTACGACCCCGCCGCCATCGGCCCCGACCCCGAACGGCTCGGCCGGATCGGCGCCTTCGTCGAACTCCACGTCGAGCAGGGCCGCGCCCTCGACATCGGCGGCGACCAGGTCGGCATCGCCAGCGCCATCTGGCCGCACGGCCGCTGGCGCTTCGACTTCCGCGGCGAGGCCAACCACGCGGGCACCACCCGCCTCGTGGACCGCCGCGACCCGATGCTGTCGTACGCGGAGACCGTGCTCAGCGCCCGGCAGGAGGCCCGGCTCGCCGGTGCCGTCGCCACGTTCGGCAAGATCGCCGTCGAACCGAACGGCGTCAACGCCATCCCCTCCCTGGTCCGCGGCTGGCTCGACTCCCGCGCCGCCGACCAGGCCACCCTCGACACCGTGGTCACCGGCATCGAGAAGGCGGCCCGCGCCCACGCCGAGGAGCAGGGCGTCGAACTCGACGTCGTCCGCGAGTCGTTCACCCCCGTCGTCGAGTTCGAGCACGCCCTGCGCGACGAACTCGCCCGCATCCTCGGCAAGGAACGCGACGCCGCCCTCGCCGTGCCCGTGCTCGGCACCGGCGCCGGACACGACGCGGGAATCCTCTCCGGCACCGTCCCGACCGCCATGCTGTTCGTACGCAACCCCACCGGTGTCTCGCACTCCCCGGCCGAGTTCGCCGCCGAGGACGACTGCGTGGCCGGGGTGACCGCACTCGCCGACGTACTCGAAGGGCTGGCCTGCAGGTGA
- a CDS encoding formimidoylglutamate deiminase, with product MTQTYWLEHAWLDTHVEPGVTVTVSTGGSGAGQDGRVTEVRTGVDTPPPGAEILRGLTLPGLANAHSHAFHRALRGTVQVGSGTFWTWREIMYSFADRLTPETYHALARAVYAEMALAGVTAVGEFHYVHHAHGGTRYADPNAMGEALVAAAADAGIRITLLDTAYLSSGFGQPPNQHQLRFSDGTAEAWAERASLLKDQDHARIGAAIHSVRAVPAGELATVARWAEERRAPLHVHLSEQTAENEACRAAHGRTPAQLLADHGVLGPRTTGVHNTHLTDEDVALLGGSGTGTCMCPTTERDLADGIGSAVALQRAGSPLSLGSDSHAVIDLLEEARAMELNERLRTRTRGHWTAAALLRAASADGHAALGWDDAGSIETGALADFTTIALDSVRTAGPLPRLGAETAVFAATAADVRHTVVAGRHIVRDGAHTLVPDVPTALAGAVEALRA from the coding sequence GTGACGCAGACGTACTGGCTGGAACACGCCTGGCTCGACACCCACGTCGAGCCGGGCGTCACCGTGACCGTGTCCACCGGCGGCTCCGGGGCCGGCCAGGACGGCCGCGTCACCGAGGTCCGCACCGGCGTCGACACCCCGCCGCCCGGCGCCGAGATCCTCCGCGGACTCACCCTCCCCGGCCTCGCCAACGCCCACTCGCACGCCTTCCACCGCGCCCTGCGCGGCACCGTCCAGGTCGGCTCCGGCACCTTCTGGACCTGGCGCGAGATCATGTACTCCTTCGCCGACCGGCTGACCCCGGAGACCTACCACGCCCTGGCCCGCGCGGTGTACGCGGAGATGGCGCTCGCCGGAGTCACCGCCGTCGGAGAGTTCCACTACGTCCACCACGCCCACGGCGGCACCCGCTACGCCGACCCGAACGCCATGGGCGAGGCGCTCGTCGCCGCCGCCGCGGACGCCGGTATCCGCATCACCCTGCTCGACACGGCGTACCTCTCCTCCGGCTTCGGACAGCCGCCCAACCAGCACCAACTCCGCTTCTCCGACGGCACCGCCGAAGCCTGGGCGGAACGCGCCTCACTCCTCAAGGACCAGGATCACGCCCGGATCGGCGCGGCGATCCACTCCGTACGGGCCGTGCCCGCCGGCGAACTGGCCACGGTCGCGCGCTGGGCCGAGGAACGGCGCGCCCCGCTCCACGTGCACCTGTCCGAGCAGACCGCCGAGAACGAGGCGTGCCGCGCCGCCCACGGCCGCACGCCCGCCCAGCTCCTCGCCGACCACGGCGTCCTCGGCCCGCGCACCACCGGGGTCCACAACACGCACCTCACCGACGAGGACGTCGCCCTCCTCGGCGGCTCCGGCACCGGCACCTGCATGTGCCCGACCACCGAACGCGACCTCGCGGACGGCATCGGTTCCGCCGTCGCCCTCCAGCGCGCCGGCTCGCCCCTGTCGCTCGGCTCCGACAGCCACGCCGTCATCGACCTCCTCGAAGAGGCCCGCGCGATGGAGCTGAACGAACGGCTGCGCACCCGCACCCGCGGTCACTGGACCGCCGCCGCCCTGCTGCGCGCCGCCTCCGCCGACGGCCACGCCGCCCTCGGCTGGGACGACGCGGGCAGCATCGAGACCGGCGCGCTCGCCGACTTCACGACGATCGCCCTCGACTCGGTCAGAACGGCGGGACCGCTGCCGCGCCTCGGCGCCGAGACCGCCGTCTTCGCGGCCACCGCGGCCGATGTCCGGCACACGGTCGTCGCGGGCCGCCACATCGTGCGCGACGGCGCGC
- the hutU gene encoding urocanate hydratase: MSGPRPVRAPRGTELSALGWQQEAALRMLQNNLDPEVAEHPDKLVVYGGTGKAARDWRSFDAMVRTLRTLKQDETMLVQSGRPVGVMQTHEWAPRVLIANSNLVGDWANWEEFRRLEALGLTMYGQMTAGSWIYIGTQGILQGTYETFSAVAAKKFNGTLAGTITLTAGLGGMGGAQPLAVTMNDGVAICIDVDPRAIERRIEHRYLDVKADSLEHALQLAVEARDQRRPLSIGLLGNAAELLPRMLAEGAPIDIVTDQTSAHDPLAYLPVGIDFDDMADAAAKDPAGFTTRARESMARHVEAMVGFMDAGAEVFDYGNSIRGEAQLAGYDRAFAFPGFVPAYIRPLFSEGKGPFRWAALSGEASDIHKTDKAILDLFPENESLHRWIKLAGERVHFQGLPARICWLGYGERDKAGERFNDMVASGELAAPLAIGRDHLDCGSVASPYRETEAMLDGSDAIADWPLLNAMVNVASGASWVSIHHGGGVGMGRSIHAGQVSVADGTKLAGEKIRRVLTNDPGMGVIRHVDAGYDIAETVADERGVRIPMREGDEGGTA, from the coding sequence ATGTCAGGACCCCGCCCCGTCCGAGCACCGCGCGGTACGGAACTGAGCGCCCTGGGATGGCAGCAGGAGGCCGCCCTTCGGATGCTGCAGAACAACCTCGACCCCGAGGTCGCCGAGCACCCCGACAAGCTCGTGGTCTACGGCGGCACCGGCAAGGCCGCCCGCGACTGGCGCTCCTTCGACGCCATGGTCCGCACGCTGCGCACCCTCAAGCAGGACGAGACGATGCTCGTCCAGTCCGGCCGCCCCGTCGGCGTCATGCAGACCCACGAGTGGGCCCCGCGCGTCCTCATCGCCAACTCCAACCTGGTCGGCGACTGGGCGAACTGGGAGGAGTTCCGGCGCCTGGAGGCCCTCGGCCTCACCATGTACGGCCAGATGACCGCCGGTTCCTGGATCTACATCGGCACCCAGGGCATCCTCCAGGGCACCTACGAGACCTTCTCCGCCGTCGCCGCGAAGAAGTTCAACGGCACCCTCGCCGGGACCATCACCCTGACCGCCGGCCTCGGCGGCATGGGCGGCGCCCAGCCCCTCGCCGTGACGATGAACGACGGCGTCGCCATCTGCATCGACGTCGACCCGCGCGCCATCGAGCGCCGCATCGAGCACCGCTACCTGGACGTGAAGGCCGACTCCCTGGAGCACGCGCTCCAGCTCGCCGTCGAGGCCCGCGACCAGCGCAGGCCGCTCTCCATCGGCCTGCTGGGCAACGCCGCGGAGCTGCTGCCGCGCATGCTCGCCGAGGGCGCGCCCATCGACATCGTGACCGACCAGACCTCGGCCCACGACCCGCTCGCCTACCTCCCCGTCGGCATCGACTTCGACGACATGGCCGACGCGGCCGCCAAGGACCCGGCGGGCTTCACCACCCGCGCCCGCGAGTCCATGGCGCGGCACGTCGAGGCCATGGTCGGCTTCATGGACGCCGGCGCCGAGGTCTTCGACTACGGCAACTCGATCCGCGGCGAGGCCCAGCTCGCCGGGTACGACCGGGCGTTCGCCTTCCCCGGCTTCGTCCCCGCCTACATCCGCCCGCTGTTCTCCGAGGGCAAGGGCCCCTTCCGCTGGGCCGCCCTGTCCGGCGAGGCCTCCGACATCCACAAGACGGACAAGGCGATCCTCGACCTCTTCCCGGAGAACGAGTCGCTGCACCGCTGGATCAAGCTGGCCGGTGAGCGCGTCCACTTCCAGGGCCTGCCCGCCCGGATCTGCTGGCTCGGCTACGGCGAGCGCGACAAGGCCGGTGAGCGCTTCAACGACATGGTGGCCTCCGGCGAGCTCGCCGCCCCCCTCGCCATCGGCCGCGACCACCTCGACTGCGGCTCCGTCGCCTCCCCGTACCGCGAGACGGAGGCCATGCTCGACGGCTCCGACGCGATCGCCGACTGGCCGCTGCTGAACGCCATGGTGAACGTCGCCTCCGGCGCCTCCTGGGTCTCCATCCACCACGGCGGCGGCGTCGGCATGGGCCGCTCCATCCACGCGGGCCAGGTCTCCGTCGCCGACGGCACCAAGCTCGCCGGCGAGAAGATCCGCCGCGTCCTGACGAACGACCCCGGCATGGGCGTCATCCGCCACGTCGACGCCGGCTACGACATCGCCGAGACGGTCGCCGACGAGCGCGGTGTGCGCATCCCGATGCGCGAGGGCGACGAAGGCGGCACCGCGTGA